The Panicum hallii strain FIL2 chromosome 9, PHallii_v3.1, whole genome shotgun sequence genome has a window encoding:
- the LOC112878332 gene encoding uncharacterized protein LOC112878332, protein MAAILARAGATAAASGSLPKSTGRRHRNAVIVAAGTATGQAVPQEGALERPAWSGETPLSRLVGALIAFKPLYSLMKLASREVIIRTAEKSNIPWREMTKKVLESDVYEVFERIRDPNLVYPDYYLSPFHAYDEGNLSWLAAAEAEPATMSIAKRAISEAKSIEEANQIVRGSWLNAIEEHHLKYSGNCEINDILDIGCSVGVSTRYLAEKFPSAQAVGLDLSPYFLAVAAQKEEKLSRQNPIRWVHANGESTGLPSDSFDLVSLAYVCHECPARAITGLVKEAFRVLRPGGTIALTDNSPKSKVLQELSPVLFTLMKSTEPFLDEYYMLDLDETMRQVGFVNVCSILTDPRHRTVTATVPY, encoded by the exons ATGGCGGCCATCCTCGCGCGCGCCggtgccaccgccgccgccagcggcaGCCTCCCGAAGTCCACAGGTCGCCGGCACCGCAACGCAGTCATCGTCGCCGCGGGGACCGCGACCGGGCAGGCGGTGCCGCAGGAAGGGGCGCTGGAGCGTCCGGCGTGGTCCGGCGAGACCCCGCTGTCGCGGCTCGTtggcgcgctcatcgccttcaaGCCGCTCTACTCGCTCATGAAGCTCGCCTCCCGCGAGGTCATCATCAG GACGGCGGAGAAGTCGAACATCCCGTGGAGAGAGATGACGAAAAAGGTGCTGGAGTCCGACGTGTACGAGGTGTTCGAGAGGATACGAGATCCAAACTTAGTCTACCCTGACT ATTATCTGAGTCCGTTTCACGCTTATGATGAAGGGAATCTATCATGGCTG GCTGCAGCAGAAGCTGAACCTGCGACAATGTCCATTGCCAAGAGGGCCATATCGGAGGCGAAATCGATCGAAGAAGCAAATCAAATTGTTCGAGGAAGCTGGTTGAACGCAATCGAGGAGCATCACCTCAAGTACTCGGGGAACTGTGAGATAAATGATATCTTGGACATTGGCTGCTCTGTTGGAGTAAGCACAAGATACCTGGCTGAGAAGTTCCCTTCAGCTCAAGCTGTT GGACTCGACCTGTCACCATACTTTCTCGCAGTGGCTGCACAAAAGGAAGAAAAACTATCACGACAAAACCCTATTCGTTGGGTTCATGCCAATGGTGAATCAACTGGACTGCCCTCAGATTCCTTCGACCTTGTGTCCCTTGCATATGTG TGCCATGAGTGCCCAGCACGAGCAATAACAGGATTGGTGAAGGAAGCATTCCGGGTCCTTCGCCCAGGAGGAACCATCGCCTTAACCGACAATTCG CCAAAATCCAAAGTACTTCAG GAACTATCCCCAGTGTTGTTCACTCTGATGAAGAGCACCGAGCCATTTCTGGACGAGTACTACATGCTGGATTTGGATGAGACGATGAGACAAGTTGGCTTTGTCAATGTTTGTTCTATCCTGACTGACCCCAGGCACAGAACAGTCACTGCAACCGTGCCTTACTGA